The nucleotide window GCCAGAATCTCATCCCGGTGCATATCGCCTTCATCCCCCTGGTGATCCCGCCCCTGCTGGTGGTCATGAGCCGCCTGGGCATGGACCGCCGGGCAGTGGCCTGCGCCATCACCTTCGGCCTGGTGACCACCTACATGTTCCTGCCCCTGGGCTTCGGACGGGTCTTCCTGCACGACATCCTCTACGCCAATATCGAGAGCGCCGGCCTGGACGTCTCGCGCATCTCGCCCATCGGGGCCATGTGGCTGCCGGCCCTGGGCATGGCGGTCGGCCTGCTCATCGCCCTGCTGGTGACCTACCGGCGCCCCCGGGCCTACGACGTCGAGGCTCGGATCGATACCGCAGCCCCCGCGCAGATCGATCGGCGCAGGATCGCCGTGGCGCTGGTGGCCGTGGTGGCCTGCTTCGCCATCCAGACCGCCCTGACGATGCTGGACTCCAAGGCCGACCCGCTGCTCATCGGCACCCTGGCGGGCCTGCTCCTGTTCATGGCCACCCGGGTGGTGGGCTGGAGGGAGGCCGACGACGTCTTCACCGGCGGCATGCGAATGATGGCCCTCATCGGCCTCATCATGATCACCGCCCAGGGATTCGCCCAGGTGCTCCAGACCACCGGCCAGATCCCATCCCTGGTGGAGTCCGCCGCCGGGCTGTTCTCCGGCAACCGCGCGGCGGCCGCCGTCATCATGCTGCTGGTGGGGCTGGTCATCACCATGGGCATCGGCTCGTCCTTCTCCACCCTGCCGATCATCTCGGCGATCTACGTGCCCCTGTGCATGGCCCTGGGCTTCTCCCCCACCGCGACGGTGGCGCTCATCGGCACGGCCGGGGCCCTGGGCGACGCCGGCTCGCCGGCCTCGGACTCCACGCTCGGCCCCACGGCGGGCCTCAATGCCGACGGCCAGCACGACCACATGCGCGACTCGGTCATCCCGACCTTCCTGCACTTCAACATCCCCCTGCTCATCGCCGGGTGGATCGCCGCCATGGTGCTCTAGCACGATCCTCGGGGCGCTTCACTTCCTCGGGGCCCAGTACGGCGGCAGCTCCGCGGGCAGGGGCCGGCAGTGGGCGGCGATGCGATGGGACGTCGCTTCGCGACGCAGGCGTCACTTCGCGACCAAGGCGACGCCTGCAAGGTACGTCCATTCCGCGAAGTGACGCCTCTTCCGCGAAACGACATCGGACCGCCCCG belongs to Actinomyces capricornis and includes:
- a CDS encoding Na+/H+ antiporter family protein, whose protein sequence is MNAVLLAVLVMLLLATLRVHVVLALFVGALVGGLSAGLGIEGTMVAFQEGLANGAKIALSYALLGAFAMSVAHSGLPQLLANRLITRLDAGDASTSERIVRTTSWTLLGGVVAMAIMSQNLIPVHIAFIPLVIPPLLVVMSRLGMDRRAVACAITFGLVTTYMFLPLGFGRVFLHDILYANIESAGLDVSRISPIGAMWLPALGMAVGLLIALLVTYRRPRAYDVEARIDTAAPAQIDRRRIAVALVAVVACFAIQTALTMLDSKADPLLIGTLAGLLLFMATRVVGWREADDVFTGGMRMMALIGLIMITAQGFAQVLQTTGQIPSLVESAAGLFSGNRAAAAVIMLLVGLVITMGIGSSFSTLPIISAIYVPLCMALGFSPTATVALIGTAGALGDAGSPASDSTLGPTAGLNADGQHDHMRDSVIPTFLHFNIPLLIAGWIAAMVL